The Podospora pseudocomata strain CBS 415.72m chromosome 1 map unlocalized CBS415.72m_1, whole genome shotgun sequence genome has a segment encoding these proteins:
- a CDS encoding uncharacterized protein (COG:E; EggNog:ENOG503NWYR) has translation MARHIAVIGSGVTGISSALLLLRAGHRVTIIAKDFPAPFETIDPITQINYTSPWGGAHNRWVPPHPSNPQAVFEHPLSITTFSHMKSLFASHPTTAGITFLKGVEYLEAPGPEYLSLTPATAASLQLPGFRLLPQSEFPDQKVKWGCEYETYCVNPMVYLSFLLRRFAHRGGRVLKHALRSPVEVFALSERSTPSLKNGGVDAVVNASGFGFGGDENMFITRGQTVLVAEECDATVTRQNADGSWTFCVPRGFEGGTVIGGTKEVDDWGVEPRPETREKLLEMFKGTCPRILNGKGEFTVMGDIVGRRPSRRGGPRIEGEVLEGGKGFVMHAYGLGGRGYELSWGVAERVVEGWRVF, from the exons ATGGCAAGACACATCGCCGTCATCGG CTCCGGCGTAACcggcatctcctccgccctcctcctcctccgcgccGGCCACCGAGTCACAATCATCGCAAAAGACTTCCCCGCCCCGTTTGAGACAATCGACCCAATCACCCAGATCAACTACACCTCCCCCTGGGGCGGCGCCC ACAACCGCTGGgtcccaccccacccctcaaacccccaagCAGTATTCGAacaccccctctccatcaccaccttctcccacaTGAAGTCCCTCTTTGCAtcccacccaaccaccgCGGGGATAACCTTCCTCAAAGGAGTCGAATACCTCGAAGCCCCGGGACCAGAGTACTtatccctcacccccgccaccgcagcatccctccaactccctggtttccgcctcctcccccagtcGGAATTCCCCGACCAGAAAGTGAAATGGGGGTGCGAGTACGAGACCTACTGCGTCAACCCAATGGTTTACTTATCTTTTCTGCTGAGGAGGTTTGCTCaccgaggggggagggtgctgaaACATGCGCTGAGGTCCCCTGTGGAGGTTTTCGCTCTGTCGGAGAgatcaaccccttccctaAAAAACGGGGGGGTAGACGCCGTGGTTAACGCCTCCGGGTTCGGGTTCGGGGGGGATGAAAATATGTTTATCACACGGGGGCAGACAGTTCTCGTCGCGGAAGAGTGCGACGCTACCGTCACCCGACAAAATGCCGACGGTTCGTGGACTTTCTGCGTGCCGAGGGGGTTTGAAGGGGGGACGGTGATTGGGGGGAcgaaggaggttgatgattGGGGGGTGGAACCCAGGCCGGAGACAAGAGAAAAACTGCTGGAGATGTTCAAGGGGACGTGTCCTCGGATACTaaatgggaagggggagttTACCGTCATGGGGGATATTGTTGGACGACGGCCTAGTAGGAGGGGTGGGCCGAGgattgagggggaggtgctggaaggagggaaggggtttgtGATGCATGCTTAtgggctgggggggagggggtatgaGCTTTCTTGGGGCGTGGccgagagggtggtggaggggtggagggtattttag